The Corynebacterium vitaeruminis DSM 20294 genome window below encodes:
- a CDS encoding NaeI family type II restriction endonuclease: MEGSFSPSPVALELTEAIRKEDPDGSKIANAIRESMDYAYNGQQTGRFRPEELSKTESAHIGSLVEINIRRALDGFIKDGQVMDFEILGHEVDCKYSKHPFGWMIPNEALGHTAMVCHANDHESSWRLGFVSITNEILNKGGNRDQKRTISAQGRNAISWAWYNAALPPNTLLHLPKEDVEAIMAPKSGQKRIDELFRRAQKMRIPRGVLATVGQQKDFMKRARKNGGSRTNLAAEGILVLGQYEKDQEIAARLEIPVPLRGESVSVRVVRCEEGFLGPKVDLLGSSWRVATQDDPIEPAPEI, from the coding sequence TTGGAAGGTTCATTCTCCCCGTCCCCCGTTGCACTGGAGCTTACTGAGGCAATTCGAAAAGAAGATCCCGACGGCTCTAAAATCGCGAACGCAATTCGTGAATCGATGGACTACGCCTACAACGGCCAGCAGACTGGCCGCTTTAGACCCGAGGAATTGTCAAAGACCGAATCTGCTCACATTGGGTCTCTTGTCGAAATCAATATTCGCCGAGCACTCGACGGATTCATAAAAGACGGACAAGTAATGGATTTTGAGATCCTCGGACATGAAGTCGATTGCAAATATTCCAAGCACCCGTTCGGTTGGATGATCCCAAACGAAGCTCTTGGGCACACCGCGATGGTCTGCCATGCAAATGATCACGAATCCAGTTGGCGACTTGGCTTTGTTTCGATCACTAATGAAATCCTTAATAAAGGCGGAAACCGTGACCAAAAGCGCACGATTTCAGCGCAAGGAAGGAATGCGATCTCCTGGGCATGGTACAACGCAGCGCTTCCGCCAAACACTCTCCTTCATCTTCCGAAAGAGGATGTTGAGGCTATTATGGCTCCCAAATCTGGACAAAAGCGAATTGACGAACTCTTCAGACGAGCTCAGAAAATGCGTATTCCCCGCGGCGTGCTTGCAACTGTCGGACAGCAAAAGGACTTCATGAAGAGGGCACGGAAGAATGGAGGATCTCGAACCAACCTAGCCGCTGAGGGAATCCTTGTCCTTGGACAGTACGAAAAAGACCAGGAAATAGCCGCAAGACTCGAGATTCCGGTTCCCTTGAGAGGCGAATCAGTCTCCGTGCGAGTCGTACGATGTGAGGAAGGATTTCTCGGACCAAAAGTAGATCTCTTAGGTAGCTCCTGGAGAGTAGCAACTCAGGATGACCCAATAGAACCAGCTCCCGAAATATGA
- a CDS encoding DNA cytosine methyltransferase has protein sequence MTMIYQDPIPNFFPPSTRGKSQLSESTTVTKPLRSIEICAGAGGQALGLEEAGFIHDAVVEIDNWAAETLRLNRENPNTVAPWPIFEMDVHEFDISPWEGKIDLFAGGVPCPPFSIAGQQLGADDERDLFPRALDLIEQVNPRAVLLENVKGLSQRRFDNYRSSIIDRLNSLGFDAFWQLIYASEFGVPQLRPRFVLIALKHEYSPYFSWPTPFPSQKTVGEAIGHLMAENGWPGARTWARTANTVAPTLVGGSKKHGGPDVGPTRAKEAWKKLGVKGTSIAEEAPGHDFPVNDPSHLPRLTVRMGGVIQGFPDDWQWAGGKTAQWRQVGNAFPPPVAKALGISISRALNKTPLSTNLVPAKPTVKN, from the coding sequence ATGACTATGATCTACCAAGATCCAATCCCAAATTTTTTTCCACCAAGCACCCGTGGAAAGTCTCAACTTAGTGAAAGTACAACCGTGACCAAGCCTCTTCGATCTATTGAGATTTGCGCCGGTGCCGGCGGCCAAGCTCTAGGTCTCGAAGAAGCAGGTTTTATCCACGATGCGGTAGTCGAGATCGACAACTGGGCAGCAGAAACACTCCGACTCAACAGGGAGAATCCAAACACCGTTGCCCCTTGGCCCATCTTCGAGATGGATGTCCACGAGTTCGACATTTCTCCGTGGGAGGGAAAAATTGACCTCTTCGCCGGTGGAGTACCTTGCCCCCCTTTCTCAATCGCCGGCCAGCAGCTTGGCGCAGACGATGAGCGCGACCTCTTTCCCCGTGCGCTAGACCTTATCGAGCAGGTAAACCCTCGAGCAGTCCTACTTGAAAACGTCAAAGGCTTGTCACAGCGACGTTTTGACAACTATCGATCCAGCATCATCGATCGCCTCAATTCATTGGGCTTCGATGCCTTTTGGCAGCTCATCTATGCTTCAGAATTTGGAGTCCCACAGCTACGACCACGCTTCGTCTTGATTGCGCTAAAGCATGAGTACAGCCCCTATTTTTCCTGGCCTACCCCCTTTCCCTCACAAAAGACTGTCGGCGAGGCAATCGGTCATTTGATGGCAGAGAATGGATGGCCTGGAGCTCGTACTTGGGCCCGCACCGCAAATACTGTTGCGCCTACCCTTGTTGGTGGTTCCAAGAAGCACGGTGGCCCAGATGTTGGTCCGACCCGTGCGAAAGAGGCATGGAAGAAATTGGGCGTGAAAGGGACTTCAATTGCAGAAGAAGCACCTGGACACGACTTCCCTGTAAATGACCCTTCGCACCTTCCACGACTCACCGTCCGGATGGGCGGGGTGATCCAAGGATTCCCTGACGACTGGCAGTGGGCTGGAGGCAAGACTGCACAATGGCGTCAGGTAGGAAATGCTTTTCCCCCGCCTGTGGCTAAGGCCCTTGGCATATCTATTTCGCGTGCACTAAACAAGACACCACTGTCTACAAATCTGGTTCCTGCCAAACCAACCGTCAAGAATTGA
- a CDS encoding DEAD/DEAH box helicase, which translates to MSITDDATSGENELDVNNVSESQENSQVDNGPTSLEDVLGDVDDSRVANTSEGTGSADDADNEENNVDKGDSESDSSSEEAQGESNEKSEGPSFDNLGLPKDVLKAVAKVGFETPSPIQAQTIPLLMEGHDVLGLAQTGTGKTAAFALPILSRIDVHVRHPQALVLAPTRELALQVADSFQSFADHLGDIHVLPIYGGQAYGIQLSGLRRGAQIIVGTPGRVIDHLEKGSLDISELRFLVLDEADEMLNMGFQEDVERILEDTPEDKQVALFSATMPNGIRRISRDYMKDPHEIQVKSETRTNTNITQRYLNVAHRNKLDALTRILEVTEFEAMIMFVRTKHETEELAEKLRARGFSAAAINGDIAQAQRERTVDQLKDGRLDILVATDVAARGLDVERITHVFNYDIPNDTESYVHRIGRTGRAGRSGEAILFVTPRERRMLRSIERATNATLVEMDLPTVDEVNESRKAKFADSITESLEDSQIDVFRTLVKAYSEEHDVPLEDIAAALATQARAGDEFLMKEPPQEKRRDRRDRFDRDDRRGGRDRFDRDDRRDRDRGERGARFERNDKDMATYRLAVGKRQHVRPGAIVGALANEGGLNHKDFGRITIAVDHTLVELPKDLPKSVFDNLRDTRISGQLIHIEKDNGGPRGGRGDYRDRDDYRGGRGGYRDDRRGGYRDRDERRGGRGGYRDRDDRRGRADRERGERGWRD; encoded by the coding sequence ATGAGTATTACCGATGACGCCACCAGCGGCGAGAACGAGCTGGACGTGAATAATGTGTCGGAATCTCAGGAAAATTCGCAGGTAGACAATGGCCCCACGTCCTTGGAGGACGTGCTGGGCGATGTAGACGACTCCAGGGTTGCGAACACTTCTGAGGGCACCGGCTCCGCGGACGACGCGGACAATGAAGAGAACAATGTAGATAAGGGTGACTCAGAAAGTGACTCCTCTTCGGAGGAGGCCCAGGGCGAGTCGAACGAGAAGAGCGAGGGGCCAAGCTTCGATAACTTGGGGCTGCCCAAGGATGTGCTGAAGGCCGTCGCTAAGGTCGGTTTTGAGACCCCGTCGCCGATTCAGGCGCAGACGATCCCTCTGCTCATGGAAGGCCACGACGTGTTGGGCCTGGCCCAGACCGGCACGGGCAAGACGGCGGCCTTCGCGCTGCCGATTCTTTCGCGTATCGACGTCCATGTGCGCCACCCCCAGGCCCTCGTGCTGGCCCCGACTCGTGAGCTGGCCCTGCAGGTGGCCGACTCCTTCCAGTCGTTCGCCGATCACCTGGGTGACATCCACGTGCTGCCCATCTACGGTGGCCAGGCATACGGCATCCAGCTGTCGGGCCTGCGCCGCGGCGCGCAGATCATCGTGGGCACCCCGGGCCGCGTCATCGACCACCTGGAGAAGGGCTCGCTGGACATCTCCGAGCTGCGCTTCCTGGTGCTCGACGAGGCGGACGAGATGCTCAACATGGGCTTCCAGGAGGATGTCGAGCGCATCCTCGAGGACACCCCGGAGGACAAGCAGGTCGCTTTGTTCTCCGCGACGATGCCCAACGGCATTCGCCGGATCTCCCGCGACTACATGAAGGATCCGCACGAGATCCAGGTCAAGAGCGAGACCCGCACCAACACGAACATCACCCAGCGCTACCTCAACGTTGCCCACCGCAACAAGCTGGACGCGCTGACCCGCATCCTCGAGGTCACCGAGTTCGAGGCCATGATCATGTTCGTGCGCACCAAGCACGAGACCGAAGAACTGGCCGAGAAGCTGCGCGCCCGCGGGTTCTCCGCGGCGGCCATCAACGGCGACATCGCCCAGGCCCAGCGCGAGCGCACGGTCGATCAGCTCAAGGACGGCCGCCTGGACATCCTGGTGGCCACCGACGTCGCCGCCCGCGGCCTCGACGTCGAGCGCATCACCCACGTGTTCAACTACGACATCCCGAACGACACCGAGAGCTACGTCCACCGCATCGGCCGCACCGGCCGTGCCGGCCGCTCCGGCGAGGCGATCCTGTTCGTTACCCCGCGCGAGCGTCGCATGCTGCGCTCCATCGAGCGCGCGACCAACGCAACGCTGGTGGAGATGGACCTGCCCACCGTCGACGAGGTCAACGAGTCCCGCAAGGCGAAGTTCGCCGACTCGATCACCGAGTCGCTGGAGGATTCGCAGATCGACGTCTTCCGCACGCTGGTCAAGGCGTACTCCGAGGAGCACGACGTGCCGCTGGAGGACATCGCCGCGGCGCTTGCCACCCAGGCCCGCGCGGGTGATGAGTTCCTCATGAAGGAGCCGCCGCAGGAGAAGCGCCGCGACCGCCGCGACCGCTTCGACCGCGACGACCGCCGTGGTGGCCGCGATCGCTTCGATCGTGACGATCGTCGCGACCGTGACCGCGGGGAGCGCGGCGCCCGCTTCGAGCGCAACGACAAGGACATGGCCACCTACCGCCTCGCGGTGGGCAAGCGCCAGCACGTGCGCCCGGGTGCCATCGTCGGCGCCCTCGCTAACGAGGGCGGGCTCAATCACAAGGACTTCGGCCGCATCACCATCGCCGTGGACCACACGCTGGTGGAGCTGCCCAAGGACCTGCCGAAGTCCGTCTTCGACAACCTGCGCGATACGCGCATCTCGGGCCAGCTCATCCACATCGAGAAGGACAACGGCGGCCCCCGCGGCGGTCGTGGGGACTACCGCGACCGGGACGATTACCGCGGCGGACGCGGTGGTTACCGCGATGATCGCCGTGGCGGTTACCGTGACCGGGACGAACGCCGTGGCGGACGCGGCGGCTACCGTGACCGCGACGATCGCCGTGGCCGCGCCGACCGCGAGCGCGGTGAGCGCGGCTGGCGAGACTAG
- a CDS encoding sulfurtransferase, translating into MTNAFATPVINSEQLAPLLGDPRLVVLDASMAGAAKATEFLPGARYFDIDRDFSDLANPFPHGLQSAEEFQAAARRLGLNDDSIIVVYEAKGVFASPRAWWLLKSMGHDETYVLDGGMRAWKAAGFDTVGHREEPAAEGDFTARFDPSWYVIPVDELKGYLASGEKPVLDARSAGRFAGTDPEPREGVPSGHMPGAKNLPFTEVLEGGLYKSPEELKEIFADLAGEKKALVTSCGSGVTAAIIGLGARLAGYEDVAIFDGSWTEWAGTPGCEIVTD; encoded by the coding sequence ATGACCAACGCTTTCGCTACCCCCGTCATCAATAGCGAGCAGCTGGCACCGCTGCTCGGCGACCCCCGCCTCGTCGTCCTCGACGCCTCCATGGCCGGCGCCGCCAAGGCCACCGAGTTCCTGCCCGGCGCGCGCTACTTCGACATCGACCGCGACTTCTCCGACCTCGCCAACCCCTTCCCCCACGGGCTGCAGTCTGCGGAGGAGTTCCAGGCCGCCGCCCGCAGGCTCGGCCTCAACGACGACTCGATCATCGTGGTTTACGAGGCCAAGGGCGTGTTCGCCAGCCCGCGCGCCTGGTGGCTCTTGAAGTCCATGGGCCACGATGAGACCTACGTGCTCGACGGCGGCATGCGCGCGTGGAAGGCCGCGGGCTTCGACACCGTCGGCCACCGCGAGGAGCCTGCTGCCGAGGGCGACTTCACCGCCCGCTTCGACCCGAGCTGGTACGTCATCCCCGTCGACGAGCTCAAGGGCTACCTGGCAAGCGGCGAGAAGCCCGTGCTCGACGCCCGCTCCGCGGGCCGCTTTGCCGGCACCGACCCGGAGCCGCGCGAAGGCGTACCGTCTGGCCACATGCCGGGGGCAAAGAACCTGCCGTTCACCGAGGTGCTCGAGGGCGGGCTCTACAAGAGCCCCGAGGAGCTCAAGGAGATCTTCGCCGATCTCGCGGGCGAGAAGAAGGCGCTTGTCACCTCCTGCGGCTCAGGGGTGACCGCCGCGATCATCGGGCTCGGCGCTCGCCTCGCGGGTTACGAGGACGTGGCCATCTTCGACGGCTCGTGGACCGAATGGGCCGGCACTCCCGGCTGCGAGATCGTGACCGACTAA
- a CDS encoding alpha/beta hydrolase family protein translates to MRKAFTILGSIFGVIVLVVVLCGVALWAVRRHNADKYTIMSTSAPLKDKSTYQTNDHVVPIEGEYLNGFHFIPERRQHPGTLVVFGGSEGSPNYEQAKALSEQGYEVLSLFFFGQPNQVPTLARVPLDQFDEVSEYIHANIERPTPITLIGSSKGAEFTAELAAHGYAFDNLVNYAPADHTYAGLDFSSRDEKPSFAYRGEDVPFASFRTVDGATSRAMIWDLMIGRPPRYRETYVQAAECADASTRIDLRNFKGNGLLFAGAEDAMWQSELAATGLSGSAPNLEAIVYPGAGHLFSEDIASFGTGWEIMFGGTAAGAATAYRESQAVLLDRLNRWHGVL, encoded by the coding sequence ATGAGGAAAGCCTTCACCATCCTCGGTTCTATCTTCGGCGTCATCGTGCTCGTGGTGGTGCTGTGCGGGGTCGCGCTGTGGGCCGTGCGCAGGCACAACGCGGACAAGTACACGATCATGTCCACCTCCGCGCCGCTGAAGGACAAGTCCACCTACCAGACCAACGACCACGTCGTGCCCATCGAGGGCGAGTACCTCAACGGCTTCCACTTCATCCCGGAGCGCCGCCAGCACCCGGGCACGCTCGTGGTCTTCGGCGGCTCGGAGGGCTCGCCCAACTACGAGCAGGCCAAGGCGCTCAGCGAGCAGGGCTACGAGGTGCTGTCCCTGTTCTTCTTCGGGCAACCGAACCAGGTGCCCACGCTGGCGCGCGTGCCGCTCGATCAGTTCGACGAGGTCAGCGAGTATATCCACGCGAACATCGAGCGCCCCACCCCGATCACGCTCATCGGCTCCTCGAAGGGCGCGGAGTTCACCGCGGAGCTGGCCGCGCACGGCTACGCCTTCGACAACCTCGTCAACTACGCTCCCGCCGACCACACCTACGCCGGCCTCGACTTCTCCTCCCGCGACGAGAAGCCCTCGTTTGCCTACCGCGGCGAGGACGTCCCCTTCGCCTCCTTCCGCACCGTCGACGGCGCAACGTCGCGGGCGATGATCTGGGACCTCATGATTGGCCGCCCGCCCCGCTACCGCGAGACCTACGTCCAGGCCGCGGAGTGCGCCGACGCCTCCACGCGGATCGACCTGAGGAACTTCAAAGGCAACGGCCTCCTCTTCGCCGGCGCCGAGGACGCGATGTGGCAGTCGGAGCTCGCCGCGACCGGGCTGTCTGGCAGCGCGCCCAACCTCGAGGCGATCGTCTACCCCGGCGCCGGGCACCTGTTCTCCGAGGACATCGCGTCCTTCGGCACGGGCTGGGAGATCATGTTCGGCGGCACGGCCGCGGGCGCGGCCACGGCCTACCGCGAGTCACAGGCGGTACTGCTCGACCGTTTGAATCGCTGGCACGGCGTTCTGTAG
- a CDS encoding helix-turn-helix domain-containing protein: MSKVFAGATIRMLRDLHGLTQLSMARKLGISTSYLNQIENDNRALSASMLLNLARTFDVDPSLFSPEEAKRNAGKLKDALALAGITDFDERSLRDLSARYPKLAATMSQLAYSQAPVDQVDAYEHVKNFLFSKRNHVEELDELAEKLAKEIGIPGLRVTRLSSLLDQEFSVTVSFHKELPTSRRSYNPATRTVYLRNNLNEAQQCFELARQVAHLRYEDVLVDLTHDSPWLPDEQSRALAHVALAQYFGAAVVMPYGDFIAAARELHYDIDLLSSRFGTSFESTCHRLSTLQRPGDEGVPFFFIRTDRAGNISKRQSSASFHFSRSGGSCPLWVLHRSFESSGRILRQVAQMPDGRTYLWIARTISSTSFGFGEAPKEFAIGLGCDIDQAENLVYSRGLNLSPDVADPIGTGCRVCSREDCRQRAFPFTGRELATRESESSDIPYS; encoded by the coding sequence ATGTCCAAGGTCTTCGCGGGGGCAACGATCCGCATGCTCCGTGACCTTCACGGATTGACCCAACTCAGCATGGCGCGGAAGTTGGGGATCTCCACGAGCTACCTCAATCAGATAGAAAACGACAACCGCGCTCTGTCCGCCTCGATGCTGCTCAACCTGGCAAGGACCTTCGACGTGGATCCCAGCCTCTTCTCCCCCGAGGAGGCCAAGCGCAACGCCGGAAAACTCAAGGACGCGCTCGCGCTGGCGGGCATCACCGACTTCGACGAGCGCAGCCTGCGCGACCTCTCTGCCCGCTATCCCAAGCTCGCGGCGACGATGAGCCAGCTCGCCTATTCGCAGGCCCCCGTCGATCAGGTCGACGCCTACGAGCACGTGAAGAACTTCCTATTCTCCAAGCGCAACCACGTAGAAGAGCTCGATGAGCTCGCCGAGAAGCTGGCAAAGGAGATCGGCATCCCGGGCCTGCGCGTGACCCGGCTCAGCTCGCTGCTGGACCAAGAGTTCTCGGTCACCGTGAGTTTCCACAAGGAACTGCCCACCTCCCGGCGCTCCTACAACCCCGCGACACGCACGGTGTACCTGCGAAACAACCTCAACGAGGCCCAGCAGTGTTTCGAGCTTGCGCGACAGGTGGCGCACCTGCGCTACGAGGACGTTCTCGTCGATCTCACCCACGACTCACCCTGGCTGCCCGACGAGCAGTCGCGGGCGCTGGCCCACGTCGCGCTCGCGCAGTACTTCGGCGCCGCGGTGGTCATGCCCTACGGCGACTTCATCGCGGCCGCCAGGGAACTTCACTACGACATCGACCTGCTCAGCAGTCGGTTCGGCACCAGCTTCGAGTCCACCTGCCATCGCCTGTCCACCCTCCAGCGCCCTGGCGACGAGGGCGTGCCCTTCTTCTTTATCCGCACCGACCGGGCCGGGAACATTTCCAAGCGCCAGTCGTCGGCAAGCTTCCACTTCTCGCGCTCGGGCGGCTCGTGCCCGTTGTGGGTGTTACACCGCAGCTTTGAGTCTTCGGGGCGGATCCTGCGGCAGGTGGCGCAGATGCCCGACGGGCGCACGTACCTGTGGATCGCCCGCACCATCTCGTCCACCTCGTTTGGGTTCGGCGAGGCCCCGAAGGAGTTCGCGATCGGGCTCGGCTGCGACATCGACCAGGCAGAGAACCTCGTCTATTCCCGCGGGCTCAACCTCTCCCCCGACGTCGCCGACCCCATCGGCACGGGCTGTCGCGTGTGCTCGCGCGAGGATTGTCGCCAGCGCGCCTTCCCCTTCACCGGCCGGGAGCTTGCCACGCGGGAGAGCGAGTCCTCGGATATCCCCTATTCCTAG
- the prpD gene encoding 2-methylcitrate dehydratase PrpD, producing MITHHVCTHKSAEDFPREEHLAYAIAQVAADPVEVPADTEEMIKNRIIDNASVSAASVLRRPVTVARRQAEAHPGRATVFGLLGTYSAEWAAWANGVAVRELDFHDTFLAAEYSHPGDNIPPILAACQHRGLGGRELIRGIATGYEIQVDLVRGICLHEHKIDHVAHLGPSVAAGIGTAFGLGTDVIYEAVGQALHTTTATRQSRKGSISSWKAYAPAFAGKMGIEAIDRAMRGEGAPNPIWEGEDGFIAWMLSGPDHVYDVPLPAPGEEKRAILDTFTKEHSAEYQSQAPIDLARKMRSQIADTRDIDSIVLHTSHHTHYVIGTGSQDPQKFDPDATRETLDHSIMYIFAVALEDGTWHHERSYAPERAHRPETIELWKKISTVEDPEWTRRYHSQDPAEKAFGARAVITFKDGSVLEDELAVADAHPLGARPFARPQYVEKFRTLAEGVVSEAEQNRFLEAVENLSELSAGDLGQLNIELDTAVLAKAPATPEGLF from the coding sequence ATGATTACCCATCACGTGTGCACACACAAGTCCGCCGAGGACTTCCCGCGCGAGGAGCACCTCGCCTACGCCATCGCCCAGGTTGCGGCGGATCCCGTCGAGGTTCCCGCGGACACCGAGGAGATGATCAAGAACCGCATCATCGATAACGCCTCCGTCTCGGCGGCCTCCGTCCTTCGCCGCCCGGTCACCGTCGCCCGCCGCCAGGCCGAGGCACACCCGGGCCGCGCCACCGTCTTCGGCCTGCTGGGCACCTACTCCGCCGAATGGGCGGCCTGGGCAAACGGCGTCGCCGTCCGCGAACTCGACTTCCACGACACCTTCCTGGCCGCCGAGTACTCCCACCCGGGCGACAACATCCCACCGATCCTCGCCGCCTGCCAACACCGCGGGCTGGGCGGTCGCGAGCTCATCCGCGGCATCGCCACCGGCTACGAGATCCAGGTCGACCTCGTCCGCGGCATCTGCCTGCACGAGCACAAGATCGACCACGTCGCCCACCTCGGTCCATCGGTGGCCGCCGGCATCGGCACGGCGTTCGGACTCGGCACCGACGTCATCTACGAGGCTGTCGGCCAGGCGTTGCACACCACCACCGCCACCCGCCAGTCCCGCAAGGGCTCCATCTCCTCGTGGAAGGCCTACGCGCCAGCCTTCGCAGGCAAGATGGGCATCGAGGCGATCGACCGCGCCATGCGCGGCGAGGGTGCCCCGAACCCGATCTGGGAGGGTGAGGACGGATTCATCGCCTGGATGCTGTCCGGTCCCGACCACGTCTACGACGTGCCGCTGCCCGCGCCGGGCGAGGAGAAGCGCGCGATCCTGGACACCTTCACCAAGGAGCACTCCGCCGAATACCAGTCGCAGGCCCCGATCGACCTGGCCCGCAAGATGCGCAGCCAGATCGCGGACACCCGCGACATCGACTCCATCGTCCTGCACACCAGCCACCACACCCACTACGTGATCGGCACCGGCTCCCAGGACCCGCAGAAGTTCGACCCGGACGCAACCCGCGAGACCCTCGACCACTCGATCATGTACATCTTCGCCGTGGCCCTCGAGGACGGCACGTGGCACCACGAGCGCTCCTACGCCCCGGAGCGCGCGCACCGACCGGAGACCATCGAGCTGTGGAAGAAGATCTCCACCGTTGAAGACCCGGAGTGGACCCGCCGCTATCATTCCCAGGACCCGGCCGAGAAGGCCTTCGGCGCCCGCGCCGTGATCACCTTCAAGGATGGCAGCGTCCTCGAGGACGAGCTCGCCGTGGCCGACGCCCACCCGCTCGGCGCGCGCCCGTTCGCCCGCCCGCAGTACGTGGAGAAGTTCCGCACGCTGGCCGAGGGCGTGG